One genomic segment of Cardinium endosymbiont of Philonthus spinipes includes these proteins:
- a CDS encoding ankyrin repeat domain-containing protein, with product MLRKKILLSGIYIGLYMGVIYPIYGTSQQAIPSVDQIIIAKPIPIEKHITPIEVHLAAAKGNATHIRSLIAAGKNVQVLDKNKISALHIAAAKGYLLCVQELINVGVPVNIVDYLGRTPLYLAAQNGHLAIVRELIAVGATNRLSDGHGRTPLHVAAGAGQASCVQYLIQKGAHVHVNGFDQDGFTPLHYAALSGSFASVQALVNAGAKVQLFTKQHITPLHAAAQSGDVASIRLLIHHHAPVNAITPNGISPLYLAAQYGKIAACKELLHSKADIHAVEGLNTPLHAAVLGGHLDCVNLLLKAGSDPSACNKEKNTPLHIAARDGKSDCLKALIAVNEAYVQLVGEKQRTPLHWAARSGHLACIEQLIEAGATINVTDFHNKTPLHLSAFYGHDRCLDRLLQAGANPRAATHIGFTPLHMATKSSNIRCLQALLEAGAEPSIVDSFKNTPLHLSTAFQNIDASLELIKADASCVNMANEWGVIPLHLAAKAGDLIALQALIEAKSKVNAAKKTDATALHIVAQRGYIACLKALIQAGGKVRVYNKAKETPLYLAAANGHLDCVEALIEADQNQHSITKKLKSKLEGQPLLNKVMKNKPKLDMANKFNETPLYAAVKNGHTDCVVFLTRSGAKVNIKNKQGESLLHLAAQHGCEVCVRAILGAKGAKAGINALDSYKNTPLHLAAQNGHIKVVQELIRAGALSKKNKFNKTPAYLALQNGHEKCHQLLNIYFEHQSK from the coding sequence ATGTTGCGTAAAAAAATCTTGCTGTCTGGAATATATATAGGGTTGTATATGGGCGTTATATACCCTATTTATGGCACTAGCCAACAAGCGATCCCGTCAGTTGATCAGATTATAATAGCAAAACCAATACCTATAGAAAAGCATATAACACCTATAGAGGTGCACCTAGCAGCTGCCAAGGGAAATGCAACCCATATTCGTTCTTTAATTGCTGCTGGCAAAAACGTGCAGGTATTGGACAAAAATAAAATTAGTGCACTCCATATTGCCGCTGCTAAAGGTTATTTACTTTGTGTACAAGAACTTATTAATGTAGGTGTGCCAGTTAATATAGTAGATTACTTAGGTAGAACACCACTCTATCTTGCGGCTCAAAATGGACACCTGGCCATTGTTCGAGAGCTGATTGCGGTTGGTGCGACCAATCGGCTCTCCGATGGCCACGGTAGGACACCCTTGCATGTTGCTGCAGGAGCTGGCCAAGCCTCATGCGTGCAATACTTAATTCAAAAGGGTGCGCATGTACATGTAAATGGATTTGATCAAGATGGTTTTACACCCTTACATTATGCTGCTTTGTCAGGTTCATTTGCATCTGTTCAAGCTTTAGTAAATGCCGGTGCAAAGGTGCAGCTGTTTACCAAACAGCATATCACCCCTTTACATGCTGCTGCGCAAAGTGGTGATGTTGCTTCTATACGGCTATTAATCCATCACCATGCTCCTGTAAATGCCATTACACCAAATGGTATTTCACCTCTTTACCTAGCGGCTCAATATGGTAAAATAGCTGCGTGCAAAGAACTGTTACATTCTAAAGCAGATATTCATGCAGTAGAAGGGCTCAATACGCCTTTACATGCTGCTGTTTTAGGTGGCCATTTAGATTGCGTAAATCTATTATTAAAGGCAGGTAGCGATCCATCTGCGTGTAATAAGGAAAAAAATACCCCTCTGCATATAGCAGCTCGGGATGGTAAAAGCGATTGCTTGAAAGCATTAATAGCCGTAAATGAAGCATATGTACAGTTAGTAGGTGAAAAGCAGCGAACCCCTTTGCATTGGGCAGCTCGATCAGGCCATCTTGCTTGTATAGAGCAACTTATTGAGGCAGGGGCGACTATCAATGTTACAGATTTCCATAACAAAACCCCTCTGCATCTAAGCGCTTTCTATGGACACGATCGTTGCCTAGATAGGTTGCTACAAGCTGGTGCCAACCCACGTGCTGCCACTCATATAGGATTTACACCATTGCATATGGCTACCAAAAGCAGCAATATAAGGTGCTTACAAGCGTTGTTAGAAGCTGGTGCCGAGCCTTCTATTGTCGACAGTTTTAAAAATACCCCCCTTCATTTATCTACTGCCTTTCAAAATATAGATGCTAGCTTGGAGCTTATAAAAGCTGATGCATCATGCGTAAACATGGCCAATGAATGGGGGGTAATACCACTACATCTAGCTGCAAAAGCAGGGGACTTGATTGCTTTGCAAGCACTTATCGAAGCAAAATCTAAAGTGAATGCTGCAAAAAAAACAGATGCTACCGCTTTGCATATAGTGGCACAAAGAGGCTACATAGCTTGTTTAAAAGCATTGATACAAGCAGGTGGAAAGGTTAGGGTCTACAATAAGGCTAAGGAAACCCCACTCTACCTAGCTGCTGCTAATGGCCATTTGGATTGTGTAGAGGCATTGATTGAAGCCGATCAAAATCAGCACTCTATAACCAAAAAGCTCAAAAGCAAGCTAGAGGGGCAACCACTTCTCAACAAGGTTATGAAAAACAAGCCTAAATTAGATATGGCCAATAAATTTAATGAAACCCCTTTATATGCTGCAGTCAAAAATGGGCATACTGATTGTGTGGTATTCCTGACACGTTCTGGTGCAAAAGTAAATATTAAAAATAAGCAAGGAGAATCCCTCTTACATCTTGCTGCACAACATGGTTGTGAAGTCTGTGTAAGGGCTATTCTAGGTGCAAAAGGTGCAAAAGCAGGTATTAATGCACTAGACTCCTATAAAAATACACCGTTACATCTTGCTGCTCAGAATGGTCATATTAAAGTGGTGCAAGAACTCATAAGAGCAGGTGCGTTATCAAAGAAAAATAAGTTTAATAAGACGCCTGCTTATTTGGCACTACAGAATGGGCATGAAAAGTGCCATCAATTGTTGAATATTTACTTTGAGCATCAATCAAAATAA
- a CDS encoding DUF6314 family protein, with protein sequence MQPNSAKQIFDFFPGVWKIARWVTAEIPAQNAIAHGYGLFTVSKENPCLILYSEKVTLHTLQSHTTHIGKQQYQYIYDMANASLSKHFYDGRLLYRFNLLDGQINGAHLCIQDRYVSKYIFEADRFSVVYMVDGPLKSYSITSVYTPIPNNNCIKKLLF encoded by the coding sequence ATGCAGCCAAATAGCGCAAAGCAAATATTTGATTTTTTTCCCGGTGTATGGAAAATAGCTAGGTGGGTAACCGCAGAGATTCCAGCACAAAATGCTATAGCGCATGGCTACGGACTTTTTACAGTATCCAAAGAAAACCCCTGTTTAATTTTATATTCAGAAAAAGTTACGCTACACACTTTACAATCACATACTACGCATATAGGTAAACAGCAATATCAATATATCTATGATATGGCTAACGCATCTTTATCTAAACACTTTTATGACGGAAGGCTATTGTATAGATTCAATCTACTAGATGGTCAAATCAATGGAGCACATCTATGTATTCAAGATCGATATGTGTCAAAGTACATTTTTGAAGCGGATAGATTTAGTGTGGTTTATATGGTGGATGGTCCATTAAAATCTTACAGTATAACAAGTGTATATACACCCATCCCTAATAATAATTGTATAAAAAAACTATTATTTTGA
- a CDS encoding acetyl-CoA carboxylase carboxyltransferase subunit alpha, whose translation MLLDFEKPIVKLEEKLARMQAAAKAQNAPALMASVAKLADDIQALQQRTFQNLTRWQRVQLARHPDRPYTLDYLQQITENFVELHGDRLAGDDQAMVGGFGTINGQTMMFIGHQKGRTTKERQMRNFGMPNPEGYRKALRLMRLAEKFNKPIITFIDTPGAYPGLEAEERGQAEAIANNIQAMFGLRVPIIAIVIGEGASGGALGIGIGDYVLMLEHTWYSVITPESCSAILWKSWDYKEQAAEMLQVTAKDMSKFRLIDGLIKEPMGGAHRDLPTAAALIKESILNHLEKLSSKPIDTLLQERTEKFCAMGSIS comes from the coding sequence ATGCTATTAGATTTTGAAAAACCGATTGTTAAACTTGAAGAAAAGCTTGCCAGAATGCAAGCAGCTGCTAAAGCGCAAAATGCACCAGCGCTTATGGCTTCGGTTGCTAAATTAGCTGATGATATACAGGCATTACAACAAAGAACTTTTCAAAATCTAACCAGGTGGCAGCGGGTTCAACTGGCGCGCCATCCAGATAGGCCCTATACACTCGATTACCTCCAACAGATTACAGAAAACTTTGTCGAATTACATGGAGACCGTCTTGCAGGAGATGATCAAGCAATGGTAGGTGGATTTGGTACAATAAATGGGCAAACGATGATGTTCATTGGCCACCAAAAAGGAAGAACGACCAAAGAACGTCAAATGCGGAACTTTGGCATGCCGAATCCAGAAGGCTACCGTAAAGCGCTTCGTTTGATGCGTTTGGCAGAAAAATTTAACAAACCCATTATTACCTTTATAGATACACCTGGTGCCTATCCAGGACTGGAAGCAGAAGAACGCGGTCAAGCAGAAGCCATTGCCAACAATATTCAAGCAATGTTTGGCTTACGTGTGCCTATTATAGCCATTGTGATTGGTGAGGGCGCATCAGGTGGGGCTTTAGGCATTGGAATAGGTGACTATGTACTCATGTTAGAACATACCTGGTATTCCGTTATTACGCCTGAGTCTTGTTCTGCTATCCTCTGGAAAAGTTGGGACTACAAGGAGCAGGCTGCAGAAATGCTGCAAGTAACTGCTAAGGATATGTCTAAATTTCGTTTAATAGATGGCCTTATCAAAGAGCCAATGGGGGGGGCACATAGAGACTTACCAACCGCCGCAGCACTTATTAAGGAAAGTATTCTCAATCATTTAGAAAAATTATCCAGTAAGCCTATTGACACCCTACTCCAAGAACGAACAGAGAAGTTTTGTGCAATGGGCAGCATCAGCTGA
- the ileS gene encoding isoleucine--tRNA ligase: protein MKKYKTQSQLNLLEIAKEINLFWEEQKTFERSMQQREGSTPFVFFEGPPSANGAPGVHHILAMTVKDLFTRYKTMQGYYVSRKSGWDTHGLPVELQVEKKLGITKEDIGKKISIIDYNQACRETVMAYKSEWETLNKLLGYWKDNLNPYITYERDYIESVWYLLKALYNKELLYKGHTIQPYSPSTGTGLSSHELNQPGCYKLVKDLSIVAQFKHRENEYFLAWTTTPWTLPANSALAVGAAINYVKVATINPYTYLPVHVILAEDAVKRFFTGEQASCDGYQPGHKADRATLPWKIVARYTGADLVGLRYEQLLPYVQPQGDAFKVVAADFVTTTEGTGIVHIAPTFGADDYRLAQKENIAAIMVTNSAGESVPIVDRKGRFVPEITDFAGRYVKAAYEADATLPAVDLLIATKLKQENKVFKVEKYEHSYPHCWRTHKPILYYPLDAWFIKTTAYKELLIELNDTIQWKPAAVGKGRFGNWLENLVDWNLSRERYWGIPLPIWRTADQKEEKCISSIAELMFEVEQAVLAGYMKAQLPADIDLHRPYVDDIVLVSSNGLPMYRETAVIDVWFDSGAMPCAQWHYPFENQELFEKGFPADFIAEGVDQTRGWFFTLHAISTLLFEMPAFKSVVVNGLVLDKHGNKMSKSVGNTIDPMALLAQYGPDAIRWYMIGNANPWDNLKFDTTGVAEAARKFFITLNSTYNFFALYANLDQFYFQKSVMASSDLDKSDRWIISRSHTLIKTVTEAYEHYEPTLVARMIQDFVVDDLSNWYVRLNRKRFWKNSQDKDKEAAYQTLYHCLITVAKLMAPIAPFYADYLYQALNHVTEKEKHQSVHLSDFPVVAAEAIDSALETDMGQVQKIVSLAHALRKKHKIKVRQPLPSIRIAGLFVSAGWFRLEELIKAEINVKQVHYLDDAHQLKKAKPNFPLLGKRYGPKMKELGAAILALTPAEIYALEQGNTHLLHLQGEAIPLTLADVSIVTEDIPGWCVATEGEITIALDTTLDDALQEEGVAREFVHRIQQLRKALNFDIQDKILIDIQEDIKYLVQALATYKAYICTETQAVQLRFVAELEGTEIDIEGLMVVVRLTKLTHSDCKV from the coding sequence ATGAAAAAGTACAAAACCCAATCGCAGCTCAATTTGTTAGAAATTGCAAAAGAAATCAACCTTTTTTGGGAAGAACAAAAAACATTTGAGCGCTCTATGCAACAGCGTGAAGGCAGCACGCCTTTTGTTTTTTTTGAAGGTCCCCCTTCAGCAAATGGTGCACCTGGAGTACACCATATTTTGGCCATGACAGTAAAAGATCTTTTTACGCGGTATAAGACCATGCAAGGCTATTATGTGTCTCGCAAAAGTGGTTGGGATACCCATGGTTTACCGGTAGAGCTCCAAGTAGAAAAGAAACTAGGTATTACCAAGGAAGATATCGGTAAAAAAATTAGCATTATTGATTACAATCAAGCATGCAGGGAAACGGTTATGGCCTATAAAAGTGAATGGGAAACGCTCAACAAGCTGCTAGGCTATTGGAAAGACAACCTGAATCCTTATATCACCTATGAACGTGATTATATTGAGTCTGTTTGGTACTTACTAAAAGCACTGTACAATAAAGAATTGCTCTATAAAGGCCATACCATACAACCTTACTCACCGAGTACTGGCACAGGGTTGAGTTCCCATGAATTAAACCAGCCTGGCTGTTATAAGTTGGTTAAAGACCTTTCTATTGTGGCACAATTTAAGCACAGGGAAAATGAATATTTTCTAGCATGGACAACCACCCCATGGACCCTCCCTGCAAATAGTGCCTTAGCGGTAGGGGCTGCGATTAACTATGTTAAGGTCGCGACCATCAACCCCTATACCTACCTTCCTGTTCATGTGATCTTAGCGGAAGATGCTGTAAAACGTTTTTTTACAGGTGAGCAAGCTAGTTGTGATGGCTATCAGCCTGGTCATAAGGCTGATCGTGCTACATTACCTTGGAAGATCGTGGCGCGTTATACAGGGGCCGATTTAGTAGGCTTGCGTTACGAACAGCTTTTGCCCTATGTCCAGCCTCAAGGAGATGCTTTTAAGGTAGTTGCAGCTGATTTTGTGACTACTACAGAAGGTACCGGTATTGTGCACATTGCGCCTACCTTTGGTGCAGATGACTACCGCCTTGCTCAAAAAGAAAATATTGCTGCTATTATGGTGACCAATTCAGCAGGCGAATCGGTTCCAATTGTAGATAGGAAAGGTCGTTTTGTACCAGAAATTACTGATTTTGCTGGGCGTTATGTTAAAGCTGCCTATGAAGCAGATGCCACTTTACCTGCTGTAGACTTACTGATCGCTACTAAACTAAAGCAAGAAAATAAGGTCTTTAAGGTAGAAAAGTATGAGCACAGTTATCCCCATTGCTGGCGTACCCATAAACCTATTCTCTACTATCCACTAGATGCCTGGTTTATTAAAACAACCGCTTATAAGGAATTATTGATTGAGTTAAACGATACCATTCAATGGAAACCTGCTGCTGTGGGCAAAGGACGATTTGGTAATTGGTTAGAAAATCTGGTAGACTGGAACTTAAGCCGTGAACGCTACTGGGGTATTCCGCTCCCTATCTGGCGTACTGCTGATCAAAAAGAGGAAAAATGCATCAGTTCTATAGCTGAACTGATGTTTGAAGTAGAGCAAGCAGTCTTGGCTGGCTATATGAAAGCGCAATTGCCGGCAGATATCGATTTACACCGTCCTTATGTAGATGATATTGTACTGGTCAGTAGTAATGGCCTCCCTATGTATCGAGAAACCGCTGTAATAGATGTTTGGTTCGATTCCGGTGCAATGCCTTGTGCACAATGGCATTATCCATTTGAAAATCAAGAGCTATTTGAAAAAGGTTTTCCTGCTGATTTTATTGCAGAAGGGGTAGACCAAACCAGAGGGTGGTTTTTTACCTTACACGCTATTTCTACATTGCTTTTTGAAATGCCTGCCTTTAAAAGTGTAGTAGTTAATGGACTAGTACTTGATAAACATGGCAATAAAATGTCTAAAAGCGTTGGTAATACCATTGATCCCATGGCACTATTGGCTCAATATGGGCCAGATGCCATACGTTGGTATATGATTGGTAATGCCAATCCGTGGGATAATTTAAAGTTTGACACAACAGGTGTAGCGGAAGCAGCACGTAAGTTTTTTATTACGCTTAATAGCACCTATAACTTTTTTGCCCTTTATGCCAATCTAGATCAGTTCTACTTTCAGAAAAGTGTAATGGCCAGTAGTGATTTAGATAAAAGTGATAGGTGGATCATTTCCCGTTCTCATACCCTGATTAAAACTGTAACAGAGGCCTATGAGCACTATGAACCTACACTAGTGGCTAGAATGATTCAAGATTTTGTAGTAGATGATTTAAGCAACTGGTATGTACGGCTGAATAGAAAAAGGTTTTGGAAAAATAGCCAGGATAAAGATAAAGAAGCTGCTTATCAGACCCTTTATCATTGTCTTATAACAGTTGCTAAACTCATGGCACCTATAGCGCCTTTTTATGCAGATTATCTCTACCAAGCATTGAACCATGTTACTGAAAAAGAAAAACATCAATCTGTACATTTATCAGATTTTCCAGTAGTAGCAGCAGAAGCTATAGATTCAGCTCTAGAAACAGATATGGGTCAAGTACAAAAAATTGTTTCTTTAGCGCATGCTTTGCGCAAGAAGCATAAAATTAAGGTTCGTCAACCTTTGCCTAGTATCCGTATTGCAGGCCTCTTTGTTTCAGCTGGGTGGTTTCGGTTAGAAGAGTTGATTAAAGCGGAAATTAATGTCAAGCAAGTCCATTATTTAGATGATGCCCATCAGCTTAAAAAAGCAAAACCCAACTTTCCCCTTTTAGGTAAACGGTATGGCCCTAAGATGAAAGAGCTTGGTGCAGCTATTTTAGCTTTAACACCTGCTGAAATTTATGCTTTAGAGCAGGGAAATACCCATCTATTGCACTTGCAAGGCGAGGCGATTCCCCTGACACTGGCAGATGTATCAATTGTTACAGAAGATATACCGGGATGGTGTGTGGCCACAGAGGGAGAAATAACGATTGCACTCGATACAACATTAGATGATGCGTTGCAAGAAGAGGGGGTAGCACGTGAATTTGTGCACCGTATTCAGCAATTGCGTAAAGCACTGAATTTTGACATTCAAGACAAAATATTAATTGATATCCAGGAAGATATAAAATATCTGGTTCAGGCTCTAGCTACTTATAAAGCGTATATTTGCACGGAAACACAAGCAGTCCAATTGCGCTTTGTGGCTGAATTAGAAGGAACTGAAATTGATATAGAAGGTCTAATGGTAGTTGTTCGGCTGACCAAACTAACCCATTCCGATTGCAAAGTATAA
- the lpxK gene encoding tetraacyldisaccharide 4'-kinase: MFSLCLQGLSWVYGRLVSLRNYLYKKQIKKSFFPKKPKVIGIGNLSLGGTGKTPLVVYLVTLLAKRHVIAVLSRGYKRKSIGFKIINALESVCTAGDEPYLLYQRFGNNPNVLIAVCENRVKGIAQIMEYRPEVEVVLLDDAFQHLSLTPHLNIVLTSFHQPFFKDHLLPFGRLREPRKGVSRADIVLVTKSSPNLTQATMDPIKTAIQTYHTNSVSIFFTHTIYHDPIAVGSFKGAKLPTVLLLVTGIADPLPLQNHLENNGHKVTHLDFPDHHWFSDGDVHTIIHLFHRLGHPDKAIVTTEKDYVRLINHHWRKLLCVLPIFYIPIEIGFAQEAKEAFDRKIMDVVHA, translated from the coding sequence ATGTTTTCGCTATGTTTACAAGGATTAAGTTGGGTATATGGCAGGTTGGTTTCATTACGCAATTATCTTTACAAGAAGCAAATTAAAAAAAGTTTTTTTCCAAAAAAACCAAAAGTGATTGGTATAGGCAATCTTTCATTGGGTGGTACTGGCAAAACACCTTTGGTGGTCTATTTGGTTACATTACTTGCTAAGCGCCACGTTATAGCGGTGCTTAGTAGGGGATATAAGCGCAAATCGATAGGCTTTAAAATAATCAATGCGCTAGAATCTGTTTGCACAGCAGGTGATGAGCCTTACCTTTTGTATCAACGCTTTGGAAACAATCCTAATGTGTTGATTGCAGTGTGCGAAAATAGGGTGAAAGGGATAGCCCAAATTATGGAATATAGACCTGAAGTTGAGGTAGTACTTTTAGATGATGCTTTTCAACACCTTAGTCTTACGCCTCATTTAAATATTGTATTGACCAGTTTTCATCAGCCTTTTTTTAAAGACCACCTCTTACCATTTGGGCGATTGCGTGAGCCACGTAAGGGGGTTTCACGTGCCGATATAGTGCTGGTAACCAAAAGTTCACCAAACTTAACCCAAGCAACAATGGATCCAATAAAAACAGCCATACAAACCTATCATACCAATTCAGTATCAATTTTTTTTACACATACCATTTACCATGATCCTATTGCAGTGGGAAGTTTCAAAGGGGCTAAACTACCTACTGTACTATTGCTGGTTACCGGTATTGCAGACCCCCTACCCTTACAGAACCACTTAGAAAACAATGGACATAAAGTTACACACTTGGATTTTCCAGATCATCACTGGTTCAGTGATGGTGACGTACATACTATTATCCATTTATTTCATAGACTGGGCCATCCAGATAAAGCGATTGTTACAACAGAAAAAGATTATGTAAGATTAATAAACCACCATTGGCGTAAGTTATTATGCGTATTGCCTATATTTTACATTCCTATAGAGATCGGCTTTGCGCAAGAAGCGAAAGAAGCTTTTGATAGAAAAATCATGGACGTTGTCCATGCTTAA
- a CDS encoding Nif3-like dinuclear metal center hexameric protein, protein MTVKEAPKYNDTSVTISDVVNYLEQKVPLQSQHHVTTPHIVVGDVTHIVTGILIALDITEAVLDEAVEKGCNFIVVNQPIFIDPLAQVIPENYAGKCVIKAIKHQLTIYVFNTNLDHLGRGVSHRITNLIELQEMRPIIPHKAVLYRLTTFVPLHAANHLVQSLCQVGAVLATQNLTSVAAPVHHAAYSAHLSDFTAGSDLEFSQESQLSFILPTPYKEQIIQTLLQVHPYEKVTYYLEQVEAIEDNMGSGVVGTLPIELPEKYFLKYIKTKLNLSHLQHTNYFDRPIKNVAVYAGSGGGLLKEVLSKKIDAFITTGLQYEQFLEANGKTLLIDIGYHASRLGLKKLILALLSKEFNNIVVLRCKTITNPIHHIND, encoded by the coding sequence ATGACCGTAAAAGAAGCGCCAAAATATAACGATACTTCTGTTACTATATCTGATGTTGTAAACTACTTGGAGCAAAAAGTGCCCTTACAAAGCCAGCACCATGTAACAACACCCCATATTGTAGTGGGTGACGTAACCCATATAGTGACTGGCATACTGATTGCTTTGGATATAACAGAAGCAGTATTGGATGAGGCTGTTGAAAAAGGATGTAATTTTATAGTTGTAAATCAGCCTATTTTTATTGATCCATTGGCCCAAGTTATTCCAGAAAATTATGCTGGGAAATGTGTGATCAAAGCGATAAAACATCAACTTACCATCTATGTTTTTAATACCAACTTAGATCACCTGGGGCGGGGGGTGAGCCATAGAATCACTAATTTGATTGAGTTACAAGAGATGCGTCCCATTATTCCTCACAAAGCAGTACTGTATAGGCTAACTACTTTTGTTCCACTTCATGCAGCAAACCATTTGGTTCAATCTTTGTGTCAGGTAGGAGCTGTATTGGCTACACAAAATTTAACAAGTGTGGCTGCTCCTGTGCACCATGCAGCCTATTCAGCACATTTATCAGATTTTACCGCTGGTTCAGATTTAGAGTTTTCACAAGAAAGCCAGCTTAGTTTTATATTGCCTACCCCTTATAAGGAACAAATCATTCAAACCTTACTACAGGTGCATCCTTATGAAAAGGTTACCTATTACTTAGAGCAAGTAGAAGCAATTGAAGACAATATGGGTAGTGGTGTAGTAGGTACTTTACCTATAGAGCTACCAGAAAAATATTTTCTAAAGTATATCAAAACAAAATTGAATTTATCCCATCTTCAACATACAAATTATTTTGACCGGCCCATCAAAAACGTAGCTGTTTATGCTGGAAGTGGGGGAGGATTGCTCAAAGAAGTATTGAGCAAAAAAATAGATGCATTTATTACAACAGGATTACAATATGAACAGTTTTTAGAGGCTAATGGTAAAACATTATTGATTGATATAGGCTATCATGCTAGTCGATTAGGTCTGAAAAAACTAATCCTTGCATTATTATCAAAAGAATTTAATAATATTGTAGTACTACGCTGTAAAACTATTACCAATCCTATTCATCACATCAACGACTAA
- a CDS encoding zinc ribbon domain-containing protein translates to MDKNIAIKLTKLSELQETDTHLNDIVKLRGTLPEEVYALEIHIKNLSETIQEREMVLTNLREEVVSKKAFIKQAEKKLQQYEAQQMEVRNNREYDAITKELELHKLDIQLAEKALHTAYGNIEQEQSNLEGLHKLLESKEADLVLKNEELQVILQASEAEESALHKKRQEIIAMLGEPLYLAYERIRKNVPNNLAVVPIKKGACGGCCIVIPPQQKIGVYERNKIVLCEHCGRMLIALEQPIDALLFVS, encoded by the coding sequence ATGGACAAAAATATTGCAATTAAATTGACAAAACTATCTGAACTTCAGGAAACTGATACCCATCTTAATGATATTGTAAAGCTTAGAGGAACGCTCCCAGAGGAGGTATATGCGTTAGAAATCCATATAAAAAACCTATCTGAAACCATACAAGAGCGTGAAATGGTATTGACTAACTTGCGAGAAGAGGTGGTTAGCAAGAAGGCATTTATCAAACAAGCTGAAAAAAAACTCCAACAGTACGAAGCACAACAAATGGAAGTTCGTAACAATAGGGAGTATGATGCGATTACTAAAGAACTGGAATTGCATAAGTTAGACATCCAACTTGCAGAAAAGGCGCTACATACTGCTTATGGTAATATAGAGCAGGAACAGTCTAATTTAGAAGGGCTACATAAACTTTTAGAATCCAAAGAAGCGGATTTGGTTTTAAAAAATGAAGAGCTGCAAGTAATTTTACAAGCAAGTGAAGCAGAAGAGTCTGCCTTGCATAAAAAAAGACAAGAGATCATAGCAATGTTAGGTGAGCCTTTATATCTTGCTTATGAAAGAATTAGAAAAAATGTGCCTAATAATTTAGCTGTGGTTCCTATTAAGAAAGGGGCTTGTGGGGGGTGTTGTATAGTGATTCCTCCTCAGCAAAAAATAGGTGTATATGAGCGCAATAAAATAGTACTTTGCGAACATTGTGGTAGAATGTTAATTGCTTTGGAGCAGCCTATAGATGCACTTCTATTTGTTAGTTAG
- a CDS encoding TraR/DksA family transcriptional regulator, whose translation MAEEAYSSEDLKFFEKILLEKLEKANHELQVLEKVLSRQEAGLESAGKPFEENAEVIETENVGQLAERQQKFIKQIELAIQRIKNGTYGVCVVTGKMIDKERLKVVPHTMYAVDAKLSPKK comes from the coding sequence ATGGCAGAGGAAGCATACTCATCTGAGGATCTAAAATTTTTTGAAAAGATTCTTTTAGAAAAACTGGAAAAGGCTAACCATGAGCTTCAAGTACTGGAAAAGGTTTTGAGTCGTCAAGAGGCAGGGCTTGAATCTGCTGGTAAACCATTTGAGGAAAATGCAGAAGTAATAGAAACGGAAAATGTGGGTCAATTAGCTGAGCGTCAGCAAAAATTCATCAAGCAAATTGAACTTGCTATTCAACGCATTAAAAATGGCACCTATGGTGTTTGTGTGGTAACGGGTAAGATGATAGATAAAGAGCGTTTGAAAGTAGTACCGCATACGATGTATGCAGTGGATGCAAAGTTAAGTCCAAAAAAATAA